Proteins encoded in a region of the Phacochoerus africanus isolate WHEZ1 chromosome 8, ROS_Pafr_v1, whole genome shotgun sequence genome:
- the TMEM86B gene encoding lysoplasmalogenase, which produces MDPGKEGLPRKPRFSAQLHVGKWLSPFFFTCAVYFLLWIPDDQPSWVGALVKCLPVLSLVVFLRAADAGRGYSARLQGALLCSAVGDACLVWPEAFLHGVAAFAAAHLLYLWAFGLTPLQPGLLLLVIPAALPYYSLLLWHLPPDLVLPLTAYSLALATMLWRGLARGGSAGWGALLFTLSDAMLTWNAFAQPLPHARLVVMTTYYSAQVLISLSVSQSPKLKPN; this is translated from the exons CTGCACGTCGGCAAGTGGCTGAGCCCCTTCTTCTTCACCTGCGCCGTCTACTTCCTCCTCTGGATCCCCGATGACCAGCCGTCCTGGGTCGGCGCCCTGGTCAAGTGCCTGCCCGTCCTCTCCCTGGTGGTGTTTCTGCGGGCCGCGGACGCCGGCAGGGGCTACAGCGCGCGGCTGCAGGGGGCCCTTCTGTGCTCAGCTGTGGGGGATGCCTGCCTCGTCTGGCCCGAGGCCTTCCTCCATG GCGTGGCCGCCTTCGCCGCGGCCCACCTGCTCTATCTCTGGGCCTTTGGCCTGACGCCCCTGCAGCCCGGCCTCCTGCTCCTGGTCATCCCGGCCGCTCTCCCGTACTACAGCCTCCTGCTTTGGCACCTCCCGCCCGACCTGGTCCTGCCCCTGACGGCTTACTCCTTGGCCCTGGCCACCATGCTGTGGCGTGGCCTGGCCAGGGGCGGGAGTGCTGGCTGGGGCGCGCTGCTCTTCACGCTTTCGGATGCCATGCTGACCTGGAACGCCtttgcccagcccctgccccacgcCCGCCTGGTGGTCATGACCACGTATTATTCCGCCCAGGTCCTCATCTCCCTGTCGGTCTCCCAGAGCCCCAAGCTCAAGCCCAACTGA